In the Gossypium arboreum isolate Shixiya-1 chromosome 10, ASM2569848v2, whole genome shotgun sequence genome, one interval contains:
- the LOC108489625 gene encoding legumin B, with the protein MAYSSSLPFSVCLLVLFHGCFAHIDLVTNHHQGQPWGQPQQPQPRRQSQCQIQNLNTLQPKHRFRSEAGETEFWDQNEEQFQCAGVAFLRHKIQRKGLLLPSFTSAPMLFYVEQGEGIHGAVFPGCPETYQSQSQQNIQDRPQRDQHQKLRRLKEGDVVALPAGVAHWIFNNGRSQLVLVALVDVGNDANQLDENFRKFFLAGNPQGGVVRGGQSRDRNQRQSRTQRGEREEEESQESGGNNVLSGFRDNILAQAFGIDTRLARKLQNERDNRGAIVRMEHEFVWPEEGQRRQGCEEEGEEEREPKWQRRQESQEEGSEEEEREERGRGSRRSGNGLEETFCSMRLKHRTPASSADVFNPRGGRITTVNSFNLPILQYLQLSAERGVLYNNAIYAPHWNMNAHSIVYITRGNGRIQIVSENGEAIFDEQVERGQVITVPQNHAVVKKAGRRGFEWIAFKTNANAKISQIAGRVSIMRGLPVDVLANSFGISREEAMRLKHNRQEVSVFSPRQGSQQ; encoded by the exons ATGGCTTACTCTTCTTCGCTTCCTTTTAGCGTTTGCTTGCTTGTTCTCTTCCATGGCTGCTTTGCTCATATAGATCTCGTCACTAACCATCACCAGGGTCAACCTTGGGGGCAGCCTCAGCAGCCTCAGCCACGTCGCCAATCCCAATGCCAAATCCAGAACTTGAATACTCTTCAGCCTAAGCACCGGTTTAGGTCAGAGGCTGGTGAAACTGAGTTCTGGGACCAAAATGAGGAACAATTCCAGTGTGCTGGTGTTGCTTTCCTACGCCATAAGATCCAGCGCAAAGGACTTTTATTGCCTTCATTTACCAGTGCTCCTATGCTTTTCTATGTTGAACAAG GGGAGGGTATTCATGGGGCGGTCTTCCCAGGTTGTCCCGAGACATATCAATCACAGTCGCAACAAAATATACAAGATAGGCCACAAAGAGATCAGCACCAAAAGCTCAGACGGTTGAAGGAGGGTGATGTGGTTGCCTTGCCTGCTGGAGTGGCTCACTGGATTTTCAACAATGGACGGTCTCAACTTGTGTTGGTCGCACTTGTTGATGTTGGCAATGATGCCAACCAGCTCGATGAGAACTTCAGG AAATTCTTCCTTGCTGGTAATCCACAAGGAGGTGTGGTAAGAGGAGGTCAAAGCAGAGACCGAAACCAAAGGCAAAGCAGAACCCAGAGAGGGGAGCGGGAGGAGGAAGAGTCGCAAGAGAGCGGCGGAAACAATGTGCTGAGTGGCTTTCGCGACAATATCCTGGCGCAGGCTTTCGGAATTGATACCAGGCTAGCAAGGAAGCTACAAAACGAAAGAGATAACAGGGGAGCCATTGTTAGAATGGAGCATGAATTTGTGTGGCCCGAGGAAGGGCAGAGGCGACAAGGATGTGAAGAGGAGGGAGAAGAAGAAAGAGAACCGAAATGGCAGAGGCGACAAGAAAGTCAAGAAGAGGGATCtgaggaagaagaaagagaagaaagaggAAGAGGAAGTAGAAGGTCAGGAAACGGCTTAGAAGAAACATTCTGCTCAATGAGACTGAAACACAGGACCCCTGCTTCCTCTGCTGATGTTTTCAACCCACGAGGTGGTCGCATCACCACAGTTAACAGTTTCAATCTTCCCATTCTACAATACCTCCAACTCAGCGCCGAGAGGGGAGTCCTTTACAAT AATGCTATCTACGCTCCTCACTGGAACATGAATGCCCACAGCATTGTTTACATCACAAGGGGCAATGGAAGGATTCAAATTGTGTCCGAAAATGGAGAGGCGATATTCGATGAGCAGGTTGAGAGGGGTCAGGTAATAACCGTACCCCAGAATCATGCAGTGGTGAAAAAAGCAGGAAGGCGAGGGTTTGAATGGATAGCATTCAAGACAAATGCCAATGCCAAGATTAGTCAGATTGCTGGACGTGTCTCCATTATGCGAGGATTGCCGGTGGACGTGCTGGCCAACTCCTTTGGTATATCCCGGGAGGAGGCCATGAGGTTGAAGCATAACAGACAGGAGGTGTCGGTTTTTAGCCCAAGGCAAGGCTCGCAACAGTAG